GGATTAGTTTAGGaggttttatttaattttttcttcctctccttcggTCCCACACGCACTCTCTCtattcctctctccctctcaagtGCCCCATCCGTGGCCTCCCTCACGTCcatcacatctctctctctctctccatttttcttttagttttgcaCATTTCTTTTTACTTGGACGACCATCCTCTCCAATCCCTTTCTACTCttatcctttcttcttctctctctctctctctctctctctctcgtgcattCCCCTCCCCTCTCATATGTAGCACCGAAACGGACAcgtgacacgtgacacgacacgtcacgacacgtcgacacgttatttcttaaaaatagagaatttcgacacgttctgacacgttatatattagatatatttttatatataaatacataaataataataataataataataatagcctagaattaatttacacaaaaaatattaaataatatcattcattattttaatttgttacaataatacacaaaacttagaggaaaaaaacattgtttaaagaaaaatgctgaaatgatatttttaaatttatttatttatcatatatagcatttttattacttctttcagagtaaaagacttttaaaaaataaaacaattctaaaaaaataaaactgaaaaaaaaaaaattgaccctgtatgtatatttatagcaatattattacttcttttattacttcttttgcgtatatttatattttgacccctcaagtattataaatttttaaaattgaccccgtgcgtgtcggaatcgcgtgtcgaAATTCTGGACTTGTGTGTTGGagcgtgtcggaaagagttgaccacgtgtcggatttttcgacactcgttgaccgcatGTCGGGACGTgttggagcgtgtcggacacgtgtcggagtgtcggacacgacacgaaggcttccggagagtgtccgtgctataTAGCCCCTCTCTTGGCCGACACaccctctttctttatttttctttcatttcaattGAGCCGCCCTCCAcccacgatctctctctctccttcgcctATTCCCCTGcaatcccttttcttttgttctcggtTGAGTCAAAGACTCCTGCAACTCCACCGACGTCCGCGTGCCTCATCTTCACTGCTCAACCGCGTCAAGGCCAGCTCAACCGAGGCCACCGAAACAGCCCCGAGAATCATCCCTTATTAGtcggttaattatgcttaggggttgattagatttaattaagtgcaattaaattgataaattagattagagtaattaaattagagacttaccgatgcatgttaaataaatggttagtgtaattagcaaggaAATATggtatattatttattaaacgAGTCTTGGAAATTTTCCGTGTCCGTTCCGGCATCCAATTAGACATTATgagcataaattggatttattggcatttatttaatatttttcgtatttatttatttattattttttaattaattttaaatttattatttttttcataatttaactcaatttaatttaattaatttttatattatttttttatcacgtcggtccaaaacgacaccgtttttgcattatttggccacgtcagcgtgcaaaacggcatcgttttgcactcGCTTCGCTGGAAAAATGttacgtcagcattttggccaaaCTTTAGTcgaagtgatacttaagtgatccatttttcttcaaatatggcacttaagtgtatctttgGTAAGTTATAGCACGTCCATTTCTGCCAAGTTATGGTACTCCAGGGATTCGCATGTCCAGAATAATTACACTATGATTGACTagtaaagtaataatcataataCAGTGTTTATGTTAATATAATCTCATGTTACTTATCTAATGATATCTGCAAGGTATTAAGTATTTAAGGTGTGAATTTATATTCCccttttaattatgattttagggTTACATGTCGTTAATGAAACCAATCAGTATGATCATTTGTTCGAATTAAACCAATCAGTATGATCCTTATTAAAGTTCTATTACATTACAGTGTAATAGATGCAACTAAAGAGGTTGCAATAGCATAGAGAGCTATCTCTAACCTCAGTGAGATGCTGCATAAACTTGATGCAAAAACTAGACTCTGTACTTCAATATCTTACTTAGGACTATCagtatttttaatttctgaagTTTTCATGGCCTGATCTGCATCAAATTGTTTTACCATTCTCCATTTCAAGATTCCCATCATAAAAGCTATAGAAAGTTTCCGGCAATTTATGATATGTAAACTCAAATGAATCGGCATTGAAGCACCGATCTGACTAAGTTAATGCCCCAATTAGCCAACTCTCATTCTTCTGCAATCTTAACAATTTTCTTCCCGATGTTGTCGCCGCGGAACAGCCCTGCGAAAGCAAAGGGAATGCTGTCCAGGCCATCTGAGATGTCCTCGAGTGCGCACAACTTGCCACTGCGGAGATGGTCGCTGGTGGTTGAGATGAAATCCTGGAAAAGGCCAATGTGATCGCCGGCTAAAAAGCCCTGGATCTTTATTCTCTTGTAAATGACATCTAACATGTCGGGCGCCGCTTTTTTCCCGGAATCTGTATACTCGGATATTACTCCACACACGGCAACTCTGCCAAAGGCATTCATGTTAGCGACCGCAGCTTCTTGCATCTCGGCGCCTACGTTGTCAAAGTATACATCGATCCCATCAGGAAAATACCTGTCAATTGACAAAAACAAACGCAAGAAAAGTGacaagatttttcttttgagaaaagaataaacaatCTAGATTCTTGATACGATCTGACGCAATCTGACCTTTTCAGAGTTGAGTTCAAATCATTTTCCTCCCTATAGTTGAAGGCCTCATCAAAACCTAGTTTTTCCTTGAGCAGTTCTACCTGTAACAACAAAAAGTTCATCATGATTCACGATCTTTTGGCGACAAGCATTGGGATACTTGTATCGTAGGACAGCGGGGAAAGTGACCTTTTGCTTGCTTCCTGCACAACCGACGACGTAGCACCCGTGCAACTTCGCGTACTGTCCAACCAAGTTCCCGACTGACCCCAATGCCGCCGATACAAAAACCTTCTCACCACGCTTCGGCTTGCATATCTCGAAGAACCCGGCATAGGCTGTGAGCCCACTAAATGCTGGAAGAACACAGGAGGATCAAAAAAGGGCCTTTCTCACGTGACAGAACTCACTACAGAGATATAAGATGGTGAAAGAGATTACCCAATATCCCAACATGGTAAGACAGAGGAAACCCCATTGGATCAAGCTTCCTGATCATTCCGTTGCTTCCTATCTTGCTATACTCTGCCCAAGTAACAACTCCCACAACCAAATCGCCCTTCTCATATTCAGGGTTCTCTGAGGCCACAACTCTTGCCACACCAAAAGCTTCAATTTCCTGTTTAAAGATTATTCATAAAACAAAACGCCCGACTCATGTTTTTGCCATTCAAGTCGATCTTTTCAACACAAACAGGAGATTTCTACAGTTGCGTTGATTGAGAATGATTGATGATTAGCTTGGTCTTTGCAATGATATCGTTTTATTTTTTGCCAACAACAAAAGTCATCATTGCAAGCATTGGAAGCATTACAAATTCaccaaaataataatgcttCAATTTGATTAACAGAACAGCAACAATATCAAAGCAGACTTAGCTACTTTATGAACAGATTGGCTAACCTGGCCAGGAGTGATTCCCACGGCAAAACCACCGGTCTTCTGTGACGAACTGGAACTCTTCATCCGGTTCAACTGGTAAGGGTCGATGGACACGTACAGGTTCTTCACGATCATCTCCTTCGAGCCTGGGCCGAGCGACAGAGCCAAAGTCGAAGTCTTGAGGTAGAAGTCATCTTCCTTGGGTGCGTCCTCTATATGGGTCTTTATGGTCCAGTATTTGTTCATCACTTCCATGGTTGCCTTGCCTCCTTTTGTTGGAAGAAGCTCAAGAAAACAAgcgaagaagtagaagaagaagcggCAAAAGCTAACTCTTATCCGAATATGGTTAGCTAATCATTTCCCGTTTATAATACGGACCATCTATGTCCCTGTATTTATAGAGCACAGCATtggttttttgattgatttgccTTTGATTGATTTCTCAAAACTATTTCCTCCGTCCTCGTCCAAACGAAATGTGCACGTACCAGCTCCTAGGAATATCCCTCTTGCTGATATGCTTGCATGAGCCAAAAATGGaaagacaaaagaggaaaaaaaaatagaatttttctcctattcacctgaaacttttgagaaatcATCTTACAGAGGCAGTGTTAGCACATCATTGAAGTTTGCGTAATTACAATTTAAGTTCGAGAATCAATTAGCATTCCACCCGTACAGGAataaagtcacaaaaaaaaaaaaaagaaataggagCATGGGTAAAAAAGAATGAGATCTTAGCATTTTATTTCAGTCAATTAACAGCtaaacattattaaaaaaaaatgtgctatCAAGTCATAAACACGCCATCAAAACTCCTATAATATTGATGGATTGGTGGCCACGTGACATTTAGATGGGGTTTCTAGCATGGGAAACTCGCGACAGTGAGATTAAAACTCGATTGCACATATTTTAAATGTTGAAAACTTAATCCGCCAGAACAAGGTAAGGACTCAACCAATCAATAATCGTTTGTCCTCCCGTTTAGGAATTTCTTTTAGCAACTATGTGTTGAAATTTCGAGAAAGTTAAGGTATGTTTGCTCCGAGTGAATATTAGAGGAAATAATCAACAACAAAGACAAGAAGTGGGATCAAGAGATATGTAGGACTCGAATCGAGAGAAGATTCCTTGTTACAATTCGCTACTAACAAAAACAAAGCCTTCAGAGCAATTGCCGTCCACGTTAACTGCATATGGCTCATCTCATGCGGCTGTCAAGATCGTTTCGGTTAATGTGTCAATATGCCCAATGACTCATTCAAAGTGTAAAAAAACAATACCTACCTTGTtctcaagaaaggaaaaatatttatagattaccaaaaaaaaaaaaaaaaaaaaaaaaaactcttctctACATTCAGATGTATGCTTGTGGACAATGGCAAACTTGTGCCGCTAGAACTAGAATCTGCAGTTCGTCTGCACTTTAGCAGGTCAGTTACCAATGCTGAGCCGTCGCGATTGTCCTGACTTGCGGCGTCTTATTCCAGCGCAAGCGAAAACTGTATTGCGTAGGCATGGCGTATGGAAGACCGATGACATAATCAATGTACGAATGTTCTAAAAATTGATGTAGTCCGCATAGTTCTGGAGGAGAATGATATCATTTCCTGAAGACTACGTTGCATATTCGTGGTGTTAAATTTCGGGGGCACGAGGTAATCGTGGATGATGCTCAAACTTGATAAATTCTATCTGTTGTTCCTCCCAACGAAACTACCGATGATAATGCACGATCAATGCTTTCGAGTCTGCGAAGACTTTCGCCGGGAATGGATTTGCATGCATGAGAACAGATTGAGGGGTTCTGGGTTTTGACCCGGATTCAACCTCACTTACCTAAGTTAGCATGTGAGGAAATAAATACATGTTTGACAACTCAAGTCTCACATCAGTTAGGAGAAGACTTGTTGAGTTACTTGACACCCACCTCAAAATGGTCACCATCTTATATGGTTACTTAAATTACTTCTTTTGAACGTTTGGCCCACGTAGACTAGACTAGATCATTACAGATGATATCAAAGCATGACTCTTTGAGTAGATATGCAGTTCATAAATGGGCTAGGCCCGTATTCGATCCAATAAGGGTGGGGACTTATCAATTGGGCATAACGAGCCAACACTAAAGGAGATTTCGGTTTTCATACGCCATGCTTATGCAAAATTCTACTAGGTCATTACAGATTATTAGTACCACCAGAGATAAAACCGCCTGACTCCGTTGTCCAAATGTCATTTCTCCCTTCTCCATTACCGTCGGGACCATCCTCCCGTCGGGTTTTCCGAGAACACGTTAGCCAAATCCATCACTATCAACTCTTGTCTGGGCTCTTGTATGGTATTGATTCCTAAGCTCAGCTATCGTGATTCAGAATATACAATCACAAAATAATGCAGAAACATGGATGTGCAGAAAGAAAGTGCCAGTGCAGAGAAGCACTTTCAGCAAGAAATGGCTCCATATAGAGACAACCCAGACAACTTTCACCGCACAACTCCTGAGGATACACGGGAAGCTCTCTGCAACAGCCAAAGAAACTTTGAGAAATCGACATAGTTAGATGCCGGTCTCTCGGTAGAACAGAAAGAGATTAATGTGCTTTTGTCAACTTTGGAGACAGGGATCGGGTCGAACCACTCCAATGGCGTTCCCGTGTGCATTGAGGCAACTGGATGTAACTTGCCTATCCATATTTGCAGACATCAGTTCTATTGATTCAAGTACTATTCTTGTGCACGCGACGCTCCGACTGCAATTCAAATTAATAGCGACATCTGTGCTCGAAGTCCCCGATTGGCCGACATATGCCACGTTACTTATGTGAACTCCAGTTGGCTTCgtccaaaaatttcaaagggagaaagaaattgCCTCAACAATTTGCATCtttcatagaaaaagaaaagcatcaaTTTAGCAAAAGGAATTTACCATTTCTTTGCATGCTCCCCGGATGGAACAGTAGTTTTGATCAATGATAAT
This genomic stretch from Eucalyptus grandis isolate ANBG69807.140 chromosome 3, ASM1654582v1, whole genome shotgun sequence harbors:
- the LOC104436685 gene encoding NADPH-dependent oxidoreductase 2-alkenal reductase; amino-acid sequence: MEVMNKYWTIKTHIEDAPKEDDFYLKTSTLALSLGPGSKEMIVKNLYVSIDPYQLNRMKSSSSSQKTGGFAVGITPGQEIEAFGVARVVASENPEYEKGDLVVGVVTWAEYSKIGSNGMIRKLDPMGFPLSYHVGILAFSGLTAYAGFFEICKPKRGEKVFVSAALGSVGNLVGQYAKLHGCYVVGCAGSKQKVELLKEKLGFDEAFNYREENDLNSTLKRYFPDGIDVYFDNVGAEMQEAAVANMNAFGRVAVCGVISEYTDSGKKAAPDMLDVIYKRIKIQGFLAGDHIGLFQDFISTTSDHLRSGKLCALEDISDGLDSIPFAFAGLFRGDNIGKKIVKIAEE